The following DNA comes from Serinus canaria isolate serCan28SL12 chromosome 1A, serCan2020, whole genome shotgun sequence.
GTATTTTGCCTTAATGGTTGAGAGAAAGCATTAGTTTGTGTACTTAGGTGGATAAATGGAGCAACAGATGTCGTGTTACAGACTGAAGGAAGGcttttgaaaagcaattttatgaAGAGGCAGAGAAACTCTTGTCACAGTTACATGAAAGATACTTGCCTCTTCATGATTATATGCTAATTTGTGTTGGTAGTCATCTCTAGGTAGAACTGTTAACAGCCTCTCAAATAAATCTGAGTGCTGTCTTAGTGTTGTCAAATAGCAAGCAAATACTAAAGCTGTGTATGCATGCTTTGAAGAGAGTTTTAAATTCTACAGTTAACAAAGAAAGTAATTTGATATTGGAGATAAAAAATCATATCCTGAGCCTCCATACACTATAGTTTGTTTTGAACTCCCAGCTAGGAAGTTAGTCTTTGCTAACACaaaagggtttgggttttttaattgttatttgGAGGGATGGTTAATACATGTATTTAAACCCTAGTGAAAAAAGTTTCAGTATTGCATGTCATGGCCAGATGAAGTGATCCTGAATAGCCTTCCAAGAATTTTAATGCCACTAGAAATACTCACTACTACTACTTCTTCTGTCTTAAGACAGATTCACTTCCAAATTTCTTCAAATACTTAGAAACTATAGCAATGTGTAGACTATAATTTTTTAAACCATTTGTATGAATACGTGTGATTAGTCAGCATAAACCGGTAGATTATAGTTTCACTAATCACtaataaaaacttgtgaaaGTGAAGCCTTAATAAACTGAAGAAGCCTTACAgctaatttatttatattcttgATAGCATTGATCCTTGTTCTTACTGATGTTTTAGGCAATGGACCACCTGCAGTCATTTATTGCAGACTGCGACCGGCGGACAGAAGTGGCTAAGAAAAGACTAGCAGAAACCCAGGAAGAGATCAGCGCTGAAGTTGCAGCCAAAGTAAGCATGGCAGACAAGTTACTGCTGTCTTTTTGGAGGCCAGTTTTTCTAAGGAGCCAGTTTCAAGTTTTGAAAATGTATCAAATCTGAGAATTCCTActgaagagggggaaaaagtaataaattttctctgtccttcctAAAATTGCCTTTAAGGCACAGAAGAGAACAGAGGGGAGAGACCTTTCTGATGTTTTTGACCTCAGGAAACTTGACTCTGAATCCATGTTATAGAAATGTTAGTAATTCTTACACTTTTTGATCCAGCCTTCATCTATAAAGTAAACAAAATCAATGTCCTTTTCTCTGTATCTTTTTTGAATGAAAAACATACAATGTTTCTGCATATATATGCAAATGCTAGGAGAAATGGTtgtagaaatattaatttttcaagacTGCTGTGGATAAGTGTGTATTATTTGCAGTTTGCTgaacaaaatcttttttctggaattttacATAGGCTTGGTAACTTGGcctttttctgtgctctttgcaGAGAGGCATTTTCTGTTTCGGTTCTAACTGGAGAAGTTCTCTCTGtatgtttcttttaattctgtCCTTCTAATTTTGCATATCATAACTCAGTAGTAGTTCAGATTGTTCTCCATAATTAAAAGTATTTCCTGTGTTAAGCCTTTCCTTGTCTTTCAAGGCGGAAAGAGTACATGAATTGAATGAAGAAATTGGGAAACTGTTGGCCAAAGTAGAACAGCTCGGAGCTGATGGGAATGTGGAAGAATCTCAAAAAGTAATGGATGAAGTGGAGAAGGCTCGGGtaaagaagagagaagcagaagtAAGTTGATTGTGTAAGGATTGGGGGATGGCGAGGGCAGGGTCAAATATTAAATTGCTTGGCCTCTGTGTAGTGTAAGACGTCTTACGTCTGTCAATTCCTTAGCTAATTGCTACATATAAAACTAAAATTGCTTTGTGGCATCTAGTTAAAGTTTCTACCCTTCAATACACTCCTAtaccattaaaaatatatattccttCCACAAATTATGCATTTATCTTAGTTGGGCTGTGTTGGTCAGTTGTATCTGTGGATATTACCTTTGTGGCTGTTATGGGTGCACTGACTTAGCTGGTTTGGTCTCATGGCTCTTGCAGTGGCATCCCTGTTGTAATCTCCTGCTGGAAAACTTCAGGGAAGTCATCCATTGTCCTCACTAAAACAGAGTTCCTGTCTTGTGTATCAGGAAAGTCAAAATGATCCTTGTAATGTTCAGGTGACAGAACTCACCAAGAGCTTTTCCATACTGTATTACACAAAGATACTGAAATTTCTAGAAACCAGTATCTGCAATTGTTTCAGTTGTACCAGAAGGATTGCTGGCAATTGATGACAGGTCTTGCTGATCTGTCATCTGAATGTCTTTAGGTAAATTTTGCTCAGATAATGTGTTTAATTAGTGTCTAAAAAGCAGGTAAATTTCTCAGGAAACTAATGCTGATCTAAATGGGGTTTAGAATTAAAACTGGCATTATATTTTCGTAATATGTCAACATCGTAATTGTAGTGTTTATGTGTTTGCATTGTTGTACATGAAAAAGTATGTCATCCTTCTATGTAATATAATCTTAAGATAGCAATTAcccaactttttattttttttaatttgcagaaaCAGTTTTGATGCCTTGCTTTTAAATAtgttcagttttcaaaataaggAAACATGCTCTGTATCTTAGTGATACAGTTGAAATATGAATTGTGTGAATTAACTAAAGGGTGTTCTGGTGTACATTGAATTTGGTTATTTGTAGTGTATCTTCAGTAAAGTATCATccttgtgtttgtgtgcattttGAAGTAAcagcaaatgtttttcttttgtaggaAGTATACAGGAATTCCATGCCTGCCTCTagctttcagcagcagaagctaCGGGTTTGTGAAGTGTGCTCAGCTTATCTTGGTCTTCATGATAATGACCGACGACTTGCTGATCACTTTGGAGGAAAATTACATTTGGGATTCATTGAAATAAGAGAGAAACTTGAGGAACTCAGGGTAAATCGTTATTACATTTTGTGTGCTCCTACTTAATTATTTGCCGGGCAGCCTTAATGGAATATTTCTTTCACTGTGTGTGATTATTTTTCATATTGCTTTAAACTTTGGGAGTTCATTAGCCTAAAGCACTAAACATTCTAATTTAGCATCAAATATCTCGATAGATTTGTAAGATGGCCTCTTTTGCACTGAGGTGGCTTAAAACATGCATTCAAAGTAATGCATCTTGGGAGCTAAAAACTTGAATCTCGTTTTAAAATGGAGAACTGTATTTTGAATGAACAACAGCAATGTTGAAACAAGTTACTCTATTTACAAATTCTATATTTAGCCATTACAGGAGATAGCCAAATGAACTTTGCTTTTGGCCAGATGATTGACTAAAAGGGATAAGGAGACTCTTGACAAGAGCATGGAGTAAGGGGGATGATAACACTTGGAAAAGTTTTccaaaaaatgtaaagaaatgcTTGAAACTCAAACAACCTGCTGTATGGGGAATGACTAAAACtcagtttgtttattttacctGGATGAAGATTAGGAAATGATTTTGAATAGAATCCACAACTCCAGGCTGTAGCTATCCAAAATGGGAATAGCAAATTATGTATATCTTGAAGTCAGAAATAATTGCTATAGGGAAGTTGCATGTTCTCTGTAGCTTGAACATTAGAAATCCAGTTGGAATATTATATCCTATCTTGACCAGAAATCATATGCCAGAAGAAAGACTTACTGGAATGATATTCTGGACCTCTGGTTTTCAAGAGGATGGATTTGAACACTAATGCCATTTATGACCTTAATTTATGACAGGTTATGGAGTTCACAGTTCAGTTAAGCATTTTAACTGTAGAAATCACTAAAGACAGTAGCTAAATTGGTTGAATTCCTAAGAGCAGAAATTGCTGCTACTGGATTTGAATAAATTGACTGGTTTATGTTCTATAATATTCCAGCTGTTTTGCATGGATACTGTGACTTGCCCTTCGGAGAGCCAACTCTTCCTGTTGATGTTGCCAATTTAGGATCCTAACTATAGCTGGTGTAACTTAAATCTTAGATTCCTAGAACAGGTCATGTGTACTTCCTCTCATCCCTCCATGAAATTATGCAAAGAGTCACTTGAACAAGAAACCTTGCTTGTAGTTAAATTGCTGATGTTGTACAAAGAAGTATAGATATAATTTGACCAAAAGGGTTGAAATAACTATTTATTTACATCAAATGGAACAAAATATGCATGGATAACTATTTCACATTCCCAGAGCATCAATAAATTAATCTTTCAAAGTGCTTTGctgataaagaaagaaaacaataactATCCCCTCCTTCCTCAGAGCTCTCCTCAGAGATCTAATCAAGATGCTGCTGGGGCAATTCCACCTCTCAGAAGAAGGTCTTTACACAGAGTTGAATTTCTTGCATCATGTCCAGAAGGTGGCAAGACTTGGGTTTGGCCAGATCTCCAGTTGTGAGTTCCACATCTGAGGGCCCTCTACTGAGCGTGCCTTGTCCCCAGTAGTAGTGAGTTCACCCTGGGGGCTATCAGCTGAAGCATCTGCTCTAACTTTATCCCACAGTCATAATACAGAAACAAGTAGCCTCAAAACTTAGGTGTTGGCCCAACCAAGTCCTTTAAGAAGCAATTAACTCTCCCGGTTCTGattcctttctgcctttccccagTGTCCAAAATATGATAGGATTGGCATGGAAACTCTCACATTAAAGGCATGACTTACTGTTCTGAATTCCCCTTTAATAAAAACTTAATATTTAACTCTGCATATTTCAGGTCTTCGTGTAAAACCCACATGCAGCTCTTCTGCAATAACTTCtgtttcttcaagaaaaaaaataaaatatatacatacatactgAGGAAGAGAGTGGGAATAATATACACAAGGGAAAGGGGATATGCCTGAGGGAAAGAACTGAATGTTAACTGTCTAGATTATTTTTATAGCACCTTCATTTGAGAAATCTTTTAATGTAACTTAACAtattcttctgttttcagagGATTGTGGCTGATAAACAGGAGAAACGAAATCAGGAACGTCTGAAACGtagagaggagagggaaagagaagaaagggagaaacTAAGGAGGTAGGGATGTGTTTTAATTGCATGTACATTATGACCTATTTATGTTTCATAAGAAAACTGATTCAGTTCATACACATTTCTAAATATGCAGAATTAAAATAGTTTGCATTCCTTGGAAACTTAAAGGAGTTGAAATGAAGTTTCATTCTAAATCTTAAAACATGGAATTGTTctcataaaaaacatttttaaaaactgctgatAGTATTGTCTCTAGATATTTGAGCAAAGGGCCTTGAGGATAATTTTCAGGCATGTACCTTGTTTTGACACCTGGTAGATGTGAGCTTACATGCACATGAGCTCTTTGCATCTCTTAGCAATTTTCTTCAGAGAtgttagaaattttttttactggaagCAGTTCCCTGTTCTTCTATGGAAGAGTGGCTTCCAGGCCTGGCGGGGCTGGAGGGGAATGGAACCTGAGTTGCAGTTCTCTTGACATGAAGTTTCAGAGGTTAACAGTGTGAATTTCTGAAATCTGTTGCAGTTTGGTACTATTTGCCTATCAGGAAATCAGGGAATACTGACTTCCCCAGAAGCTTTTTCTGTGGGAGGGATGCAAGGTAAAAAGCTGGTTAGATAATCTTCTGGGCTTCTAGTAGAGTAgtctcaaaaataaatttaaaaaaatcccaaccaacaTGAAACAGGGATGTGTTTCCTGATACATGTGTTAAAAAGATGTTGAAATCAAATAAAAGGCCTTTAAGTACTTGCTGCTAAAGCAAGAAGTACAATAACAGGTCAGTTAGTCTGGTTTATTATTACTAAATTGCACTTTATTTGATAGTGAGATTCTCCTaagaaaaattactattttccatttatttcaggtCCAGATCCCACAGCAAGCATGCCAAAAGGTATATAAATCTGCAGACAAGGAATACCAGCGGTGAAGTTAGCCTTTCACAAGCTGGAACATTTTAAGACTGTCTGGCACTGTTAGTTTAATGTCTGGCACTGTTAGTTTAAGAAGTCCATCTTTACAAACAAAGCTTTCTGTTACATAGTCatctctctgtgtgtttgtacaCTATTTATCACCATGCTACTCAGTTTATACATCTACATCTATTTTGTGGCTATTACAATGCAGCTTCATGTCCCAAATAACACTTAAAACACAgagaattgctttttctttacaaaagcTTCTAGCTAATATCTTTAAATGAAAGCCCATGTTTTCAAAATCCCTAAGCACCAGGTTAACTCATCAGATCACCCATTAATAGTATGAGTGTAGTTTCAAATCTGCACAGTTAAAGGTCACCAGTGAGGTATGATTGCAAAGtgatttggggaggggggggaaatAAGAAAATGCCAGATTTGTGTAGTGTTTAGAACCTGCCAGATTAGTTTTTTTGTTGTAGCTATGAGGAACTATATAGTccaatttttaaagaacatcATAACACACAGATTCTGGCAGATGATCCCTGTCACTGCATCATTAAGTTCTTCTTTCCCTGATACAGATACtagtttaaaatgtaaaaagaagaaatttttttcatatttttatttgctttcaggAGCCTGAATTTGCTATGCTGCAGCCATACAGTTATGAATTAACTATAAAATTGTCTGCATTAGTCAAAAAGAAGTTTTTGTAGGCCTTCTAATGTTGCTTTCCCCTGTCTGTTTGCCTGTGAATCAGACACTGCAATGGCTCTGAACACTGCAGGCCATTCATTCTCTGTACAGATGTGCTCTCATATATAGAGTGTGTAATGTTCACAGCACTCTGGTGAGAGTGGCTGGGTgagagcagtgtgtgctgtaATCCCTCCCTGTTCCTAGGTCTAGGTCCCGGGACCGCCGCAGACACCGCTCTCGCTCAGCCTCGCGGGAACGGAAGAGACGGACTCGATCCAAATCCCGGGAGAAACGGCACCGCCACAGGTCCCGCTCCGCCAGCCGCAGCCGGAGCCGCAGCCACCATAgaagcaggcacagctccagggagaggagccGAGAGCGCAGCTCCAAAAAGAGGTGAATGTTGCCCGAGAAATAAATGGCTTTTCCCAACACACAGTGAGAATTTTCACACTAAATTAAGTTTATGCTTACCACTTGGTAATTTCAACTCATTTTGAGTCTGTCTCAGATCTCAGTTACAATTTCAGCATATTTATGATTTGACACACCAGAGTGCTTTATTCTCTACTTCTTTAATATATCGGTAACAGGATTatatattatttctgttttggaTGAGTGCTACAGAGTATTGGTGTCAAGTTGATACCAGTTTCATGCAGCATAGAAAGTGAAACAAATGATTTTCATTTGAACCCAGGGATATCGGCAGTCATCTTACTGTCAATGCCTTCAGGTTTTCCCTTGGGCTCTTGTTCCCAACACCCATCTGTTCTGAACTGCACCAGATAAAAGTAGGTTTAGGTATGCCTGAAAGTAAGCTTCTTGCACTGCATCTGAAGATTGTGCTTTGCAAGGATCTCTCATGGAAAGATTACTGCAGGGGGCAGGCGGGGGCTGTTGCTTTTGAATGATTCAGTTGTTGACTTTTTTACATGAATGAGGAGAGCATAACTTAAAAGGGTTGGGGTTGTACAATGAGGCATTTGGTAGGGAGGTCTGCTCATAAACAGGATTCTCTTGCATAGGTTACCCACTGTGGCATACTTCGAGAGCAGTTCAGTGAAAGGGTGCCCAGTCTTAAAACCCTGAGACTGTTGACCTACAAGAAGATAAAGGTCAGGTTTTGAAGGGGCCACACATGCAGAGCTTACAGTTCAAATTATTTCAGGAGTTAAATCATAGTTACTTCTGCAGGGGACTTGGGCACAAGGTACTTGATGAACCATTGTACTAATTCCAGGATGAGGCTCTTATTTGGCATATAGTTTCTCTTCTTCTGTGACATGTAGTTTGTGGAATAGGGTAATGCCTGTGGATCCCAGTGTTTTTTGCAAGTACTAAGTCTTGCAAAACACTACATTGTAGGGAAAGTGATCTTTTCAGATAAGCAACTAACGTGAAAGGTCACTTCTTTGTAAGCTTACAAAAGGAAATTAGTAGAGGAGCATTTTGCAGACCTTATTTTTGAAGCTTGGAGGTTAAGTGACAGTAACTTTCTATAAAAGGAGAGAGTACAAACTCACAGTCCAGAGTACCAAGTTTTTCAACAAGAAAATGACTGGCTAGCTGttaaaatttttctgtaaaaatctgTATTAGAACATTTTGTGATTGCAGGACATGGTAAAATACAGATGGAATGTTTTTCCAAAACAGACCTACGTGCATCTCTAAGGGAATATAGAGGAGGATGTCTAATCCATTTTTCTCTCATACAGGTAGCTAATTTAGTTCAAAACTACCTCGTTTGTTTAACAAAACAGGTCTTTTCTGCCTCCATCATAAAGGTTTTCAAAATGCCTATTTATCAGAGTAAAATATCTAAAAAGGAACACTACCCTAACCTTTCAAAGTCACACAAGGGTTAATTCTTATAACAAAATATGGTTGTAGAACAGATTCTGGATTCGGTTTGTATTTGTCATATAAAGCCTCCCTTCCAGAATTATGCAAGTTTATTTCCCACTGCTTTTAAGcaaattctggtttttaaatgtgttttaaagtTTGTAATTTATAGTCCGAGAAAGGCTAGACACTGATGAGAAAGTTCCACTCAACTCCAGTTAATGTAAACTTGGAGGTGGAGGCTGAAAGTAAGAGATGTAGTGAAGCACATTGAACTTAATCTGGGCTCTGtaataaatgtaaattaaatcCTACCTCAAAGTACTTGTCTTTTAagtgggaaagagagaagggtaGAATGATTTGGTGTCTTCTCATACACTTCTGTTTATATAAATctaaagctgggctggaaaaagaagaaaaatataaaaccgAAGTTCTGTTCGATAGCTACCAGTTCATGTCTAACCTGAGTTCTCAAATGCACTGCACTTTTCAGATCCTCTAAAGAAAGATCTTCCAGAGACAAAGAGCGCTCAAGAGATCGCGATCGAACATCCCGTGACAAAGACAGAAGCTCGAGGGAGAGGTCACCGCGGGATTTCAAAGACAAGAAACGTTCCTACGAAAGCGCTAACGGCCGATCGGAGGAGCCAAGGAGCTCAGAGGAGCGTGAAGCAGGGGAGATATAACTGGCTGTATATTCACCTGATCTCTAGCTTCCTATGGAGTTGCATACTTTGGTTTAGTTTACAGTTGTTCAAAGGGACACCAGTGAGCAGTTCCAACACTGATACAACTAGGGTAGATGTACAGTATATAAAAGTGGTTATAACAAAGTCAGAATTAAACCCCATGAAGTCATGGTGCCTAAAGCTGGGTCCTGGACTTCCACCAAGTTGTAAAACTTTTCTGAAAGATTTCTCTTTATTCAGGACAACAGTTTTATGTACCAAGATGCAGATCTCAATGTTTTTAATCTCCTTTCCAATACAAGTTAGTGAACAAATTATATTGTACTACTTGCCTTGGGTGCTTTTGAACCTTTATAAATTCTCCAATTCTGCTCCAGTCAAAACAGCAGCATTGAAAGGTTGtatttgggggggattttttttgtttgcttttttgtaaGAGGGTGGGTGGATGAATATTAACTTTTAAGATTATGTTCCCagtgttgggttttatttttgtttgggatCCTAGGAGTTGATTACAGTGGGAGCATTTAGACAGGAACGTGTGCTGGAGAAAGCGGAAATGTCTTTTTACAGTGCCTACTTAGACTCGGAAATTGAACAGCTGTTGCATTacatcttttttatttctacttaaattttgaaatcaaaGCCAGTCCCATATGTACCATTTGATTGGTATGTGTtcaatatatttgtttttttccagaaggactctttctgctttttcttgtgGAGTACATCTTTAATtgtattaaaacaaacaaaaaaaaccagcaacaacaaagaaaaattaagaacaaaagaaataaaaaaaaataaaaagaaaccatATTGTCCAATAACTTAACAAGGATATACTGGTCTGTTAAGGTGGTTAACTTAGCAGttcagtctttttaaaaatatctgtttattAGAGTTTTTAACCTACAGATGTGCACTAGGAACAGCAGTCATTGTGCTTACAATCCTGATTATTCTAAAATCTTCAAAAGCAGAAACGTGGAgtcagaatcatagaatcctggaacagtttgggttggaagagactttaaagatcacccagttccaacccccctgctgTGGTCAGAGACACCTTTCTCTAgtccaggttgctcagagccccatccagcctgacttTGAACCGTTCTAAGGGTGGGGCatttacagcttctctgggcaaccccTCACCACCCTTACTGCAAAGAATTgattcctaatatccagtctaaatctaccctctttcaatttaaagccattc
Coding sequences within:
- the LUC7L2 gene encoding putative RNA-binding protein Luc7-like 2 isoform X1, producing the protein MSAQAQMRAMLDQLMGTSRDGDTTRQRIKFSDDRVCKSHLLNCCPHDVLSGTRMDLGECLKVHDLALRADYEIASKDQDFFFELDAMDHLQSFIADCDRRTEVAKKRLAETQEEISAEVAAKAERVHELNEEIGKLLAKVEQLGADGNVEESQKVMDEVEKARVKKREAEEVYRNSMPASSFQQQKLRVCEVCSAYLGLHDNDRRLADHFGGKLHLGFIEIREKLEELRRIVADKQEKRNQERLKRREEREREEREKLRRSRSHSKHAKRSRSRDRRRHRSRSASRERKRRTRSKSREKRHRHRSRSASRSRSRSHHRSRHSSRERSRERSSKKRSSKERSSRDKERSRDRDRTSRDKDRSSRERSPRDFKDKKRSYESANGRSEEPRSSEEREAGEI
- the LUC7L2 gene encoding putative RNA-binding protein Luc7-like 2 isoform X2, with product MSAQAQMRAMLDQLMGTSRDGDTTRQRIKFSDDRVCKSHLLNCCPHDVLSGTRMDLGECLKVHDLALRADYEIASKDQDFFFELDAMDHLQSFIADCDRRTEVAKKRLAETQEEISAEVAAKAERVHELNEEIGKLLAKVEQLGADGNVEESQKVMDEVEKARVKKREAEEVYRNSMPASSFQQQKLRVCEVCSAYLGLHDNDRRLADHFGGKLHLGFIEIREKLEELRRIVADKQEKRNQERLKRREEREREEREKLRRSRSRDRRRHRSRSASRERKRRTRSKSREKRHRHRSRSASRSRSRSHHRSRHSSRERSRERSSKKRSSKERSSRDKERSRDRDRTSRDKDRSSRERSPRDFKDKKRSYESANGRSEEPRSSEEREAGEI
- the LUC7L2 gene encoding putative RNA-binding protein Luc7-like 2 isoform X3, whose translation is MDLGECLKVHDLALRADYEIASKDQDFFFELDAMDHLQSFIADCDRRTEVAKKRLAETQEEISAEVAAKAERVHELNEEIGKLLAKVEQLGADGNVEESQKVMDEVEKARVKKREAEEVYRNSMPASSFQQQKLRVCEVCSAYLGLHDNDRRLADHFGGKLHLGFIEIREKLEELRRIVADKQEKRNQERLKRREEREREEREKLRRSRSHSKHAKRSRSRDRRRHRSRSASRERKRRTRSKSREKRHRHRSRSASRSRSRSHHRSRHSSRERSRERSSKKRSSKERSSRDKERSRDRDRTSRDKDRSSRERSPRDFKDKKRSYESANGRSEEPRSSEEREAGEI